The nucleotide window CGGATGCAACCGGTAAGTTTGCCGACTTCGTGGCTGTGAAGGAGGACGACACCAGGCGCCCATGGTTCGACAAGTACGTCTGTTTCCTCAACGCCTAGCATCCAAATGTACATGTAGAGGTGCACTGCTAGTTCTCTGCTTGCTGATGTTGGGCAGTGTATGGTCACTTCATCCGCAGCCACAGGTGGCATGGGCTTGGCAGCAGTACCAAGTTACCCCCTTCCTTATCAGCGACAAAGGAAGTAACCTGCGCCCTGTGGTTTCAGAATACGCCATCATATGGGCGTCAACCGAGGCTGGGGGCAGGCAGGATATCTATGGCTGGGATTTGAGAACAAACAAGCTTTTCCGGGTGACGGAGACAGGTACGCCCAACAAGTGGTACAGCGTTCATGGAAATCTATTGATTTGGATGGACGATAGGGTCCTTCGCGGGTTTGACCTATCGAGGAAGGCTGGGATCACCCTTCCCCTTGCTATTCCTGGTTCAGCGTACCGGCCAGTGATTTCGGCAGATGCGATTGCCTGGACATCTTTCCCCTTTCCTTGTGCCAAGGTGGGCTATTGTGGGGTGGACATCGACGCCTACGATCGCCAGCGGGGAGTGGCGTTTTCGGTAGCCAAAAACGTGACGGAGGCTAGTTCGCTATTCGCTTCTGGCAAGACAATCGTTTGGGCGGATGGGACAGGCTACCACTATGGGACGAGTCCAATATTTGGGAATGTGTGGGCCTTTAATATAGACAGCAGGTCCACTTTGCAGGTCACCAATCAGCGTACAGCTATGAAGCCCGCGATATGGGAGAACATAATAGTTTGGCAGGACGACCGGGATAGCACGCCTGAAGGCTTCTATAGTAATAATACCAAAATCTACGGCTACGATCTTGAGACGCGGAGGGAATTCCCCATCTCCACTAGCCCTGGCAGAAAGATATCCCCTGCCATTTATGGGCCGCTGGTAGTTTGGCAGGATAACCGCATTGGTAACTGGGATATCTATGGTTATGATCTCAGGACAAAGATGGAGTTCCTCATCGCTATAGGGCCGACCAATCAGATCGACCCTCGGATTTCTGGCAATCTTGTGGTTTGGATAGACGGAGGCACCGTCGTGCAGCCACCTAGCGGGGGAGCAGTATGGGCAGCTCGCATCTCCTTACCATTAGATTGGGATGTTTCTAATGGCCACTTCTACACTCAGGCCAACGGCTTCCCACCGGGCACGAGCCACAAGGGCTACGCCATCAGCGATGCGAACGATATCCTCTTCTGGGCTGAGTTTCAGCGCCTGGGTGGGGTGGACAGCCTGGGCTATCCTGCCTCAAGGCGCTTCATCTGGGATGGCTTCACCAGCCAGGCGATGCAAAAACAGGTCTTCCAGTGGCGACCAGAGGTGAAGCAGGTCTACTTCGTCAACGTCTTCGATGAGCTCTCCAAAGTGGGCAAGGACGACTGGCTCTTGGCCTATCGTCAGGTGCCCAAGCCCTTCGACTGGTCAGCCGATGCCGGACTTCCCTGGAGTGAGATCGTGCAGCGCCACCTGAAGCTCCTAGATAGTAACCCGGCCATCAAGGCCCGCTACTTGGCCGATCCTGACCCCATCGCCCACTTCGGTTTGCCCATGGCCTATGGGGAGTACGAGAACGTCTTCGTCTTGCGTGGTCAACGGGCCGTGCTGCAGCAGTGGCGAGTGGATACTCCCTGGGCGAAAGCTGGGCAGGTGACGGTGGCCAACGGGGGAGACATCCTCAAGGAGGCTGGTCTCATCCCCAGGGAGGCGATAGTGCCTGAGAGTCCGCCCCAGTAGATGGCCTTTTCGCCCCTCGTTTTGGGACCCCCCTTTATCCCTTCCAGGGGACCTCGGTCTTTCGCTAACTGGACGATCCTCTATTCCTTTATAAGAAGCAGGTGATGTTGACCGGTAGGGGGCACTCTGCTATACCTTAGGGCAGTGAGGGCAGAGGGCTCACGGCAGCCTGATTTGACGCTGAAGCAATATTATGCTATTATAGTATTACTATAATTATTAGTATTTCTACATTATGAGGTATTACTATGAGACGATCAGAGACCACGCTCACACAAAAAGGACAGGTGACCATTCCTCTGGGGGTGCGCCGAGCCCTTGGTTTACAACCGCGGGACAAGATTCACTTTGAAGTGGAAGGAGAGGTAGTCAGGATGAGGCGGGCGCCCTCAAGGGTACTGGCAGGCTATGGGGCGGTAACCCCTCGAAAAAGGCCGGAGGACTTCAGAGAAGTGCGAGAGGACTTTGAGAGAGAGGTCGCTGCTGAAGTCCTTGCCGAGACCTAGGGAGAGCCGATGCGACCCCGTTTCTTAGATACCAATGTCTTGCTGCGCTACTTTACGCGGGACGATGAAGAGAAGGCACGGCGAGCGCTGGCCCTATTGACCAGGGTTGAGCGGGGTGAGGAGAAGGTCGTAACCTCGCCCCTGGTTATCTTTGAGACCGTCTTCACCCTACAGCACCGCTACCAGGCGCCTCGAAGCCAGATCAGGGGGCTTGTCTTGGACATCATCTCTCTGAGGGGACTCCAACTTCCGGGCAAGGATCTTTATCACCGTGCTTTTGAGCTCTATGTGGACAGGAATCTCTCCTTTGCTGATGCCTACAATGTCGCCTATATGGAAAGGAAAAAGGTCCCTGGGATCTATAGCTGGGATACCGATTTCGATAGGCTGGAGGGTATCAGCCGCTGCGAACCACAAGAAGAAGCTATTTACGAGCCTTGAGGGCGATGCACATAGATGATTTATCCAGGCTATGAAAATCATCATTGGGCTTATCAACGATGTCCAGGACCTTCTGGAAAAGGGGGATGGGATTGAAGGGGGAAGTCCCATCTTGATCCCAGGCGAACTTGTCCAGCGAGGCGTGAATGCTGGCGGGTAAGGGCACACGTTCGAAAACGATCTGCTTGAAGAAATAGAGGATGTTATGGTTGAAGGGAAGACAGCGATGGGTTAAACCCTCCATCTCTTCGACGGAGAGCGCAGCTTCTTGAACAAGCCTCTGAATCTCTGCGGGATAGTAGAGACGCAGGTGCATGGCCCAGATTCCCCCAAGGAGCCCCTTTTCTTTGCTGAAGTGTCCCAGGCCGAGGGCTTCCCTGGTCTTGTTGAGGGGGTCCCAGAAGAAGGGGTAGTTGTGGTTGGGGACGGTTATGGCCACGATTCCCCCTGTCTTGAGGACGCGGCGTATCTCCCTTATGGCCTGGAGGTCATCGGGGACATGCTCCAGGAGCTCGGAGGCGATCACCTTAGCGAAGCTCTCATCGGGGAAGGGGAGGCGAGTCGCATCGCCCTGGAGCAGGGTTACGCCTGACCTTTCCCCTAGCCTCTCTCTGGCTCGCGCCAGAAGTTTTCGGTCCAGGTCCAGCCCATAAAGTCGACAGTTGTACAATCGGGAAATGATCTCGAGGTAAAAGCCCTCGCCACAGCCACAGTCCAGAACAGTATCGTCATCTTTAAGGTCCAGGTAGCGCAGGATGGTGCGTACGCGGCGGCGTAGTCCCATATCCCCCACATGGGAGAGCATCCTTTGTAGATGAGAGCGCTGAATATCTCTCCCAAACCCCCGCAGGGGGTTCAAGGTAGCCCCGTGAGCTTTTTTTGTGCTCTGGGGCACATCCCCAGCCCCCTTGGAACCCTGTTGTTCAACAGTCTCTAGATCAGTCTCTTCCGCCTCAGTCATAGCTGCGTTCGATCACCTCGATGTTCCTCTCACTGAAATGGGCCAGGGCATAATCCCGACAGTTAATGCGCAATCTCTCCAGCTCCTCCCGATGCTGGTAGTAATAGTCGAGCGTCGCCACGATATTGGCCACCGTTGGTTCGATGAGCCGTCCCACAGAGGGATCGATGAAATAGGGCAGGCAGCCCCTGTTGGCGGCGATGACCGGCGTTCCACAGGCTATGGACTCCAGAACCACCGTGGCGAATCCCTCTTCGTATTGGGAGGGAAGGAGGCAGACGTCAGCCGCACTGTAGTACTCCACGATGGTGTGCTGCGCATCGTCTGGGATACGTCCTCTGAAGACGACGTTTGGTTGTTTCAAGGAGCGCTCCTGGAGCGTGGCGGCCAGCGGCCCGTCGCCGACGAAGACGAAGGTTAGCGGTGAATTGACCTGGGAGGCGGCCTCGAGCAGCAACAACACCCCCTTCTTGGCGATCAAGCGTCCGAGGAAGAGGGCGATGAAATCGTCTTGTTTGAATCCTAGGCTTGCTCTGCTCTCAGCCTTATCGAGAGGGGCGAAGAGCTCCAGGTCGATCCAGTTAGGGTGTATGGCCATACGTTCCTCTGGCAGTCCGATCTGGAGGAGCTCTTGCCGGGAGGGCTCGCCGACAGCCAGGATGAAGTCGAAGGGGGAGAGTAACCAGGCGATGATGGCGGCCAGCACCTTACGCTGTCCCAGGTCGTATACGGCGTGAGTGCTCAGCACGGTTCTCTTGCGGTGGATGGTGGTCAAGACCCTGGTGATGGCCGCGGCCACAAAGCCGTGAGCGTGGATAACATCTATCTCTTTATGATGAGACAGATAAAAGTAGAGGCTATACAGGAAGAGCCCCGGGAAAAGGTAGGCGAAGACGAGGGGAAAGAACGGTTCTAGCCTGTGGAACAGCCCCTGGCCGAACCAGGGTACCCGATGTATTACCAGATTGGGGCTTTTCTCCAGCGGGAGACCCTTCGTCCGGGTAGTTAATGGCTGGTAGGTGATGACCTGAACGTTGTAGTTATTTTGCGCTAGATGGCGGGTGAGCTTATCCAGATGGGCTTCGACCCCTCCCACATTGGGTCGGAAGAAGGGACAGATGATCAGTATGGACTTAGGGGCGGTCATGCGCCGCTATCCCCCTCACGGCGGGCGATGATTATCTCCACCGCTGCGCTCAGGTCAGTGGCCAGCTGAAACGAGCCGTATTTCTTACTGGTGGTAGCTTCACCACGATACCTGCCGCTGAGCACGAGGATGACCCGACAACCTGCTTCGTAACCAGCCTGGGCATCGTCGAGACTGTCGCCGATCAAGAACGACTCCTTCAGGTTTACGCCAAATTCGGCGGCGGCCGTCTGGAGCATGCCCCCCTTGGGCTTGCGACAGGCGCAATTCTCCTCGGGGCGATGAGGACAAACGTAGACCTTATCTATCCTACCGCCAGCCTGATTTAGCTCCTCGAGCATCTTATAGTGAATCTCCTCCAGTTGAGCGAGGGAGATGAGCCCCTTACCGACGACCGACTGGTTAGTGACGATGATGATGGCGTAGGGGGTCTTGGCCAGACGACGTAGCGCCCGCTTCACGCCGGGGAGGAAGACGAACTCCTCAGCGCTTTCGACGTATTTATGTTCGCCGGGACTGACATTGATGACCCCATCGCGATCAAGAAAGACCGCTCTCAAGTCCGATCATCCCTCTCAACCAGAGTTTAATGGCGTGCAGGATCACCAGGTGTAGCCCTTCGGTGGCCTCGACACAGCGGGTGGGCACGATCAAACAATGTTGGGCGATGTCCTTAAGCCTTCCGCCATCAGCACCGGCCAGGCCGATGGTCAGCGCCCCACAATGGTTAGCATAGGCGATGGCCCGTAGGATGTTGGGCGAGTCGCCGCTGGTGCTGATAGCGATGACTACATCTCCTGCGCCGATCATGTCAGTCAGCTGTTCCACGAAGACATCCTCATAGGCCTGGTCGTTCGACCAGGCGGTCAGTAGTGCTATGTTATCGACCAGGGAGGTGGCCCTGAGGCGTCTCCTGTTAGGGAAGGCCGTGCCCTTAGTGAGGTCGCAGGCGAAATGGGTGGCGGCGGCGGCGCTGCCACCGTTGCCCATGATGAAGACCTGCCGCCCCGACTTGTAGGCCTCGTAGATGGCCGCAGCCACGTCCTTTATTTCGTCAAGGGGTAAGGCCTCCATGCTGGCCTTCACCTCAGCCAGATAGGTGGTGATCGATTCTTCTACCGTTTCCATTTAATCTCCAACGTAGATTATTTTACTCCCTTGGGGCTCGAACCGAAAACGGGTCTCTTTCAGGTCAGCTAAGGCGTGGCGCAGCCCGTCTTGTCTATCCTCGGGGCAATAGAAGAGGAAGAAGCCGCCGCCACCGGCCCCGAGGAGCTTGCCCCCCAGTGCGCCAGCAGCCAGGGCCCTTTCGTAATAGCTGTCGAGCAGAGCATCGCTGATGCCACTGGCCAGCTGTTTTTTATACTCCCACCCCTGGTGCAGATATTGGCCAAACCTATCCAGGTCACGGTTGTTGGTAAGGCAGTCCCGCAAGGTGAAGGCTAGCCCCCTCATTTTGCGTAAGATATCTCTGTTGGCGGGCGTCTTTTGGCGTTGCTTCAGCAGGACGGTGTTGGCCTCTCTGGTGCGGCCGGTGTAGAACAGCAGCAGGTTCCTTTCTAGCTGTTGTTTCACTTCTTGGGGGCAGATCACTGGATCGACGAAGACACTTCCATCGGGCTGAAACTGGATGAACTGTAGTCCACCGTAGGCAGCGATATATTGGTCCTGTTTCCCGATGGGCTCGCCCAGGCGGTTGATCTCTATCTCACAGGCCTGCTCGGCCAGCATCTTGGCTGATTTTGCTTGACCCTGAAAGGCGGCCAGGGCGTTGAGCAAGCCGACGGTCAGGGTGCTGGAGGACCCTAATCCCGTGCCGCGCGAAGGAACATCGGCGATGGTCGTGATCTCTATTCCAGAACCTATCCCGGCGAGCTTCAGGGCCTCCCTAACCAAACCGTGTTTCAGGGAGTCAACATCTTCGACGATCTCGGTGATGGAGTAGCTGACCCGTATCAGGTCATCGAACTTCTTATTTACGGTGACATAGATATACTTAGCGATGGCTGTGGAGAGGACAGCACCAGGCTCTTGCGTATAGTAGGCTGGCAGGTCGGTTCCCCCTCCAGCGAAGCTTATCCTCAGGGGTGTGCGCGAGATGATCATTTTAGTATCCCTTTCAAGGAGTCCAGTCCTTCTGGAGTGCCTATGTCATAGAACCTCTGTCTGGTTGGGTAAGCAGCCAATTGATGGTCGGCTATTAGCTGAGGGAAGACCCCTTCCTCCAGGGAAACCGCCTTTCCTTTCGCTATGAGGGAAAGCATCTCTTTCTTAAACAGCGTTACCCCAGCATCTAGGTAACCCATGGCCATCGTGCTGCGGTATTTATTATAGGCCATGACGAAGCCGTCTTCATCTAGAGCGACATTCGAGATCCCTATGGCTATCCTGTTGTCGTAGACCACCATCAATCCTAGGGTATCCCTCTGCTCGAAGGCGGTGATGACCTTTCCATAGTCGAAGGATAAGAAGGTATCCCCATTCAAGACGATGAAGCGGTCCTCCAGCAGACTCTCCGCCCTCTTTATGGCCCCGCCGGTTCCCAGCGGTTGTGGTTCGTGAGAATAGCGGATGGACAGGCCAAAGCGGGAGCCATCGCCGAAGTAATCAACGATCCGGTCGCCCAAGTAGCCGACACAGATCACGATGTCCCGTAATCCCTGTTCCTTCAGGAGTATAAGTTGGTGCTCCAGGAACGGTTTAGCGTTGATGGGCATCATCGGCTTTGGCGTAGCGTAGGTATAGGGGCGCAGTCTGGTGCCCAATCCGCCAGCCAGGATCACCACCTGCATCTCGGCGATCTCCTCTCTCACAGTGCTGGATCTCTCTTTGCCTCCTCATTGTAGTGAGCGATAAAGGGAAGTCAAGGGGCGATACTCATGATACCCATATTTAGTACGCTTCTTTTCTTGGTGAAAACTGAGGTTCTGAATGTCGGTGGCTGTTAAGGTTTGCCAGCAGTCAACAGATGAAAGCCGTACTGGGCGAAATGACGATCAAAACTTAAAGCGTAGCTGATGTTCATGCGCTCCATCACCGCGAAACTTATGGCATCGGTGAAGGAGAAATTCTTGTCGGCATACTTATAAACGGTTGCCCGTGCCTGCTTTAAATCCAAAAGAGTAGGATGCACAACAGTCGTGGAGCTGTTTTCGATCTCCTTGAGGAACTTGGTGGCAATGTGTTGGTTGAGTCGGGCAAGTAGTAGTGTATGGGTCTTGGCAACAACGAAGGTGGTCGTGAAAAGAGGCGAACACTGGTTTGCCAGTTGTGTGAGTATAGCCTGAGCACGGTGGTAATTGGTATCGTCATCGTCAGCCAGGGCAAAGTAGGCTGAGGTGTCGATGAAAACGCGAGAGCTGGATGCCGAAGGGTGGTTCTTCATGCCCTCTTGCGATAGTCGAGATATGCCTCGGCTAGGTACTTGTGCTTATTCTCTGAGATATTCCCAAGACCGGAGTGGCCAATCCCAATAAGATTCCACAATGAATCATTCTTGGTGAACGGCTTGTCCCTGGGGATGCGCTTTTTGGTTGGGTGAGTGGGGGTGAGGATTGCTACTTCCTCGTTGTCCCGTTTCAAAACGCGCGGCTCGTGCGTTGCTCGGACCTCCTCCACAATTCGTAACAGTTCTGGGATATTACTGATATCGATGGTTTTTAGCTCTCTCGCCATAGTACTCACCCCCTCCCTGAGTAATAACAGTATAGCAGATTTCAGGCAGTCAATCCAGGGTCTTTGTACTGACAAGTGGGAGGGGGCAGTGCTATAATGTTAACAACAGGGCGCTAAGACCCCTGCCAAAGGGACTTGCCCGAAGCGATTTCACTATTCCACAGCAGCAAGCTCCAGAGAGGAGGCGTGATGGCAGCGGATGCCTACCAGCGGGAAGCAGCGGCTCCAGGTGAGGGGACTATCCTCCAGGGCCTCCCAATGGGCCCAGCCATTTCCCCATTGAACGTGACCGGCTTGGTGGTGACCAAAGCCGACCTCGTCAAAGCGTTGCGGATATACGTCCCCCAACTGTTCGATATCACCTCGCTGGACGATGGGCGTTTCCTGCTGAGCCTGACCCCACTTACCCCAGAGGGGAATAAATAAGGAGGTCATCATGCCCGAGTGTAGCTGCAACATTTTTCCGGCGAACCTGGGTAACGTCATCTTCGGGGCCAAGGTTGGAATTGGGACAGAGAGTCCGGGAGCGAGATTGCATACTTACGAAGTTTATGGAACCGGCGATACCACGCTTCGGGAACAGATTATCATTGAGAGGGACTCTTACACTTATCAGGGTGCGGGTGCTGGTGCTGGTGGTAGCATCCTGTTCAAAAACCGCGATTATAATGGAGGCAGTATAGAGGCTGGAGAAATCGGCGTTATCAATACAAACAATGTTCAGGGTGACGTCAAACCGGCGCTGGTCTTTCTATTGGGTCAAGGAACGCCATCTGAAAAGGTTAGAATTACAACAGATGGCAATGTTGGTATTGGGACGACTGGTCCAGAGGCGAAGCTGCATGTAGAAGGAAGTGTAAACCCATCTATCTTAGTAAAACAAACAACACCTGCTAAGCGAGCCTATTACGAAGTAAATAGCGCTGGCCAATTGCTATCAACCGACGGCGATATACAGTTTCAAACTAATGGCGGTGGCTGGTCGATCAAGATGGTGCTGACAAATGCTGGCAACGTTGGCATAGGGACGACGGGTCCGGCATCGCGGCTCCATATTGGAGGGGCAAATGCTCACCTTACGGTAGGTCCGTTCATGCCCCGTGATGTGCCTGGGGAGGGCATCATAGGGGTGAGTGGCAGCCTCGCTGGGCTTGAATTTGCCAGACGGACCCTAACGATTTGGCCGGCCTCACCAGTAGCTGGGGATAAGTTCGTCTGGTATAACCCTGACGGGAAGGCTTGTTTATGGACGCAGGTGAATGGGGATTTAATCACAGTCACAAATGCTGGCAACGTGGGCATTGGGACGAGTCCTGGGGAAAAGCTGGAGGTAGCTGGTAACATCAAACTGAGTGGCAGTCTCTTTGCGGGGACGCGCAAGGTGGCCGATAGCGGTGGCTGCTACTATGCGTAGCGACCATCATGCCTGCTTTTTGGACTGACGATCCCGCCATTACCAGTACCTACATCCGTGTGGTATACATCAAC belongs to Chloroflexota bacterium and includes:
- a CDS encoding type II toxin-antitoxin system PrlF family antitoxin — its product is MRRSETTLTQKGQVTIPLGVRRALGLQPRDKIHFEVEGEVVRMRRAPSRVLAGYGAVTPRKRPEDFREVREDFEREVAAEVLAET
- a CDS encoding PIN domain-containing protein, producing the protein MRPRFLDTNVLLRYFTRDDEEKARRALALLTRVERGEEKVVTSPLVIFETVFTLQHRYQAPRSQIRGLVLDIISLRGLQLPGKDLYHRAFELYVDRNLSFADAYNVAYMERKKVPGIYSWDTDFDRLEGISRCEPQEEAIYEP
- a CDS encoding class I SAM-dependent methyltransferase; translated protein: MTEAEETDLETVEQQGSKGAGDVPQSTKKAHGATLNPLRGFGRDIQRSHLQRMLSHVGDMGLRRRVRTILRYLDLKDDDTVLDCGCGEGFYLEIISRLYNCRLYGLDLDRKLLARARERLGERSGVTLLQGDATRLPFPDESFAKVIASELLEHVPDDLQAIREIRRVLKTGGIVAITVPNHNYPFFWDPLNKTREALGLGHFSKEKGLLGGIWAMHLRLYYPAEIQRLVQEAALSVEEMEGLTHRCLPFNHNILYFFKQIVFERVPLPASIHASLDKFAWDQDGTSPFNPIPLFQKVLDIVDKPNDDFHSLDKSSMCIALKARK
- a CDS encoding glycosyltransferase family 4 protein, encoding MTAPKSILIICPFFRPNVGGVEAHLDKLTRHLAQNNYNVQVITYQPLTTRTKGLPLEKSPNLVIHRVPWFGQGLFHRLEPFFPLVFAYLFPGLFLYSLYFYLSHHKEIDVIHAHGFVAAAITRVLTTIHRKRTVLSTHAVYDLGQRKVLAAIIAWLLSPFDFILAVGEPSRQELLQIGLPEERMAIHPNWIDLELFAPLDKAESRASLGFKQDDFIALFLGRLIAKKGVLLLLEAASQVNSPLTFVFVGDGPLAATLQERSLKQPNVVFRGRIPDDAQHTIVEYYSAADVCLLPSQYEEGFATVVLESIACGTPVIAANRGCLPYFIDPSVGRLIEPTVANIVATLDYYYQHREELERLRINCRDYALAHFSERNIEVIERSYD
- the gmhB gene encoding D-glycero-beta-D-manno-heptose 1,7-bisphosphate 7-phosphatase; protein product: MRAVFLDRDGVINVSPGEHKYVESAEEFVFLPGVKRALRRLAKTPYAIIIVTNQSVVGKGLISLAQLEEIHYKMLEELNQAGGRIDKVYVCPHRPEENCACRKPKGGMLQTAAAEFGVNLKESFLIGDSLDDAQAGYEAGCRVILVLSGRYRGEATTSKKYGSFQLATDLSAAVEIIIARREGDSGA
- a CDS encoding SIS domain-containing protein, whose translation is METVEESITTYLAEVKASMEALPLDEIKDVAAAIYEAYKSGRQVFIMGNGGSAAAATHFACDLTKGTAFPNRRRLRATSLVDNIALLTAWSNDQAYEDVFVEQLTDMIGAGDVVIAISTSGDSPNILRAIAYANHCGALTIGLAGADGGRLKDIAQHCLIVPTRCVEATEGLHLVILHAIKLWLRGMIGLESGLS
- a CDS encoding GHMP kinase; its protein translation is MIISRTPLRISFAGGGTDLPAYYTQEPGAVLSTAIAKYIYVTVNKKFDDLIRVSYSITEIVEDVDSLKHGLVREALKLAGIGSGIEITTIADVPSRGTGLGSSSTLTVGLLNALAAFQGQAKSAKMLAEQACEIEINRLGEPIGKQDQYIAAYGGLQFIQFQPDGSVFVDPVICPQEVKQQLERNLLLFYTGRTREANTVLLKQRQKTPANRDILRKMRGLAFTLRDCLTNNRDLDRFGQYLHQGWEYKKQLASGISDALLDSYYERALAAGALGGKLLGAGGGGFFLFYCPEDRQDGLRHALADLKETRFRFEPQGSKIIYVGD
- a CDS encoding nucleotidyltransferase family protein, which gives rise to MREEIAEMQVVILAGGLGTRLRPYTYATPKPMMPINAKPFLEHQLILLKEQGLRDIVICVGYLGDRIVDYFGDGSRFGLSIRYSHEPQPLGTGGAIKRAESLLEDRFIVLNGDTFLSFDYGKVITAFEQRDTLGLMVVYDNRIAIGISNVALDEDGFVMAYNKYRSTMAMGYLDAGVTLFKKEMLSLIAKGKAVSLEEGVFPQLIADHQLAAYPTRQRFYDIGTPEGLDSLKGILK
- a CDS encoding PIN domain-containing protein; the encoded protein is MKNHPSASSSRVFIDTSAYFALADDDDTNYHRAQAILTQLANQCSPLFTTTFVVAKTHTLLLARLNQHIATKFLKEIENSSTTVVHPTLLDLKQARATVYKYADKNFSFTDAISFAVMERMNISYALSFDRHFAQYGFHLLTAGKP